ACCTGCACATTGCAACGTAATGCAATTTCTGCCGTAAAGTGTCTCTCTATCTCGGAAGAGAACATGGCACAGAATACCACATCGTTCGTAGTAAGGTACACAACATCCCCGGGATCGTTCCTGGTATGATGTACTTATTGTATCAATCAACTCTCTGTAGATATGAACCTTATTCGACACGCGTGGAATAGTGGATATCGTGGACAAACCGTCCTCTCATGGACACAGGCAGCCTGTTGAAAATTTACACACGTCCCAAAATGGCAAATACAGAGCCTGAATAGGGTGCTGTTTGGCAGATGAGCTATTATTTCCATTTTGGAATCGACTTCTGGTGACACACATTGCTCGTCCCACGAAGTCTGAATGGCTACAGAAATCGCTGACAGCTCATTGCTATTGTAGTGCCTTAGGCAATTGTTGGCGCTTGTTCCCATTTCGGACTACATCCCGTCGACAACACTCCCAACGACTTCCTCAGTTCATTTTATGTTGGATTAAATGTTCAAAATATTCAACGCATTACGAATTAAATTAGACACATAGGTTCAGGTCATTCAAATCCACACTACTAGCTGTTGTTGTCAACCACGCGTTTCCATCTACATATGTTTTTAAAAAGTGCCCACACGTGATATGCGTTAAAGATTCTAATATCGATTCTGTGGCCATCTAGAGTTACGGCTGCCGTGTAGGCGGAAGATAATGATAGCAAAACTTTCCATATTCTTCATCCGAAACCATCGCACCGGATGTCGTCCATTGAACGCTACTGGCCTGATAGGTAAATAAGGTGAGCTAGAGTGTGTCTCCGTTGCAATGCTCCAAAGTTCCCAGAGCCCGTTGACTCCTGAGCGTACCACTTTCTAGTCATTTGCAATAATGAACGCCCGGAGCAGTGGCTAGGGTCTATGGAAGGACAAGTTGAATGtaatttcaataattgaataatCCTAACAAAACTTTCTGGTCTTGCCATCGTGAGACTGGCGAGACTGCCATAGTCGTCTTCTGGCACGCTGGCGCCAACGCGATCTAACATGGCAGGTAACCAGATGGAACCTTAATTGTTCTACAACTGCCCGGAACCAACGCTGCCGACGACCCCTCTGCTAGCACGGTGCGCTCGGAGAAACGTACAGCATGCCGTGCCCGACGTGGATGGTACAACCCGGAATAATCAATCTGACGCAGGGATTGAATTTTATCGTCTCATTACTATGCATTCCGAGCAGCGACAAGATATTCGAGATGGCAAAGAGAAGGTGGTGCTTGGTGCATACTTTAAAGGCCAATCCATTCAAAGGGTTCGCATATCAATAAACGGTTTGTGAGTGGTGTGTTTGCTTCAATGTTCGTTTGGGGGTTTCTCGCCGTTTTAGAAGTGTTTGCGGCGTTTTAGAACGTCAAAGATGTACGAAATCGATTGTTTGAATAATGTTACGTATTATCCTGATCGGTTACACGTTGTAACATCAATCCAACACAAGTTTCAATGGTCAACTACCCTACGGGTACAGATCGTTTATCTGTCTCTGCAGAAAAGTCCGAACATTCCAGGCCGGTTCTCTGGCAGATTTTCAGTAACTGATCAACTATGCAACTGGGCTAAAACGATTTCAatcgattcaatttttgtGTCCACTCCTTTCTTCAATTGCTGTAAGGCtctgtaaaacaaaaacccgtaTGTTAAAGTTTTCCGGTGCGCATGTTAGGCATGCCGACAAGTGCTGACTATGGCTATAGAGGAAGCCAGCAAAAaattgttctgtttgtttgattcAAACTCGCTTTTAGAAAAATGGGTAGAGCCCACTGAAGATCTTTGCAAATAGCAGTTTCTGCTCACAATTCTTATAAGAACTTATCATAACTATAGTTATCAATGATGGACAACGGTTGGCAATAGTTGCATTTCAAACGGACGAGCTAGCCGATTTGAACTTTCATGTGCAGAATAAAATTGTACAGTTGATTGTATTGTCAAAAGAGCTCTTttcaaccaatcaaccaattACGATGTAAACGTTCTGATTCAAAATTTCGTATTCAATTAATTATATTGCAAACTTCTTCCGCTAATATTCCCAACAGATTAATCGCCCGATTAAATGTGCAGTGCATTTATGGCAAACCGATGCAttacgaaagaaaacatttaaaaaaagccaTAGCACTTCATACTcagtattttattttctaccAACACGTTTGTTTCTGATAAGTGGTTTCCACATTCAAAAACCTGAACTTGTCGTACTAGACGCTTCGTCACGAACAGCTTGACTCGAACAGAATTACATAACCTTCTGGTGCAATTTTGACATTTCACATCGGTCTCCTATTCGCTATTCCAGGCTGTGTGTCGAATAAAACACAAAGTAAACCAACAGAATATTAAGTAAATTCTACGAGAAAACCAATGTGCTGTGCTATGTGAAAAACGTTGACTAACTCGCCCTTCTTTGCTGCATTCTCAGAATGGCCGGAGGTGGTGATGATAGCAAACTTACCGGACTCTCCCGCTACTTCAACGGCGAGACCATGAGAGGACGAGCCAATGTACGTCAGAACGAGTGCGAGTTGATAGCAAATTTTCTAATATTTGGTTCGATTATTCGCTTCTACAGGTTGCGAAGGCCACCTATGCGTCGATCGGCCTTCTCATTTTGTACTTTACCCTCAAGCCAAGCAAGAAGTAATCGCAGACCGGGAAACGACAGTTGTTTGCATTACCAAGCACGTCTAAGCGTTCTGTAAGCATGGCAGTAAAAATACATTATGCAACCAGCACATGATGTTAAGTAAAATATTGGATAGTGTGTGTTTATTAGACGAAACTGTGTCCCACTGAACTGAATTGTTTATTCTCTCGTATCCAGCGAATCTTACTAATTACCCTTTCAGTGGGAAAGGTTTTGCAGATCCAGCTTTCGAATAATATCCTTCGCTTTGTTCAACGTGTGGCCCTGCGTGCTCGAATCTGCCATTTGATGCAAGCTGTCTAAATACTgatcaatattttccaaaGTGGCACCCGAACTCTCCTCGCCCAGAGGCAGTCCCTGAAGCGCACTGGCGAGCGTTGCGCGCAGTTTTTGCAGGTAGTTCACGAGCACTTTGTTCCGGGCAGTAAGCGTGCCGGTCTCGCTTTCTAGCTTCTGAATACCATTTTCCATGTTCTCCACGTGCTTTTCAAGCACCGAGTTCTGCTGTTCGTAATCGATGTTGGACTTACGCAACGTACGCAACTCGGAATCAATCAGTCGGTTGTGCTCGAGAAAGTCGTCCGTAAAGATGGGTATTTCATAATCGCCACGGCGGATCGCTTTCTGTTCTGCATTTCCATTCACGTATGAAATCGCCGGTGTGACGTTCGCCGCCGGTGTTTCCACTGCGATTTGTGGTGTCTCATTCGATTTCGCATGCCCTTTCTCCACGGCCGTCAACTTGTACTCCGATATCTCCTTATAGTAACGCTCTTTGTCTGCTTCCGCTGCTTCCAAGtatggttttttcttctcttctggCAACTTGGACCATTCTTCGGCCATCAGCTTTGTCAACTCCACATGTGATAGATTGGGGTTTTTCTGTCGCACCGCTTCCCTATGCTCGTTCATGTACCGAACGTATCCTTCAATCATAAAACCAACAGCACAATGAGTATATGTAGAAGTTACAAGGTAAAAAGCAAAATACAGACCCGTCAATGGATGTTTCGGTGCATTTGCATCTTTCGGCCCCTTTcgtcgtttccgttttgttggagTCTTTTTAGGTGATAGTTTAGTTTTGGGTCCACTTTTGCCAGCAACTGCCGCGGCGTTTTCCGGCGGGTTTCCGTTGCTGTTCAGTGCCTCGTTAGGAGTCGTTTCGACTGGTTCAGACTTTGGTTCAGTGAGGGCGGATTTACCAGCGTCAGTTTCTTCTGTCTTTTCCTTCTCCATCGATATCGATAAATGCTAACCGAATAACCGAAGAGCAAGGAAaagttattttgtttattttatttattttttctatcaACTTACCGACGCCAAGTTTGACGTTAGCTTCAACACTGTCTACAAGCGGCAGTTGTGTTCTTGTAAATTCAAGTAGGCCTgggttggaataaattttcaattaaacgatAATGCTTCAACATTTCAACCAAGCTCCGGACTTGACTTCAATCAATAGCGTAAACTATTATTATATTTCCATAAACTATATTTCCATTGTTTCCAAATTCTTCGATCAAATTCCGAAGTTTGAACCAAACCTTGAAAGTGCCCAATGATTGTCGATGCTGTCTGTagtcaacaaaaaaaacattgacatGTGTTCCGAACTGCCAAACTAGATCAATGtgaaatttgcataacaaatCGCTGATTCTATTGCATTACGATGCACACGCTGCATAAAGTGGGTAATAGGTGCTAAAATTGAGAACTTCTTGTCGCGACCAGTTTGTATGGTCATTGCGGGATCCTCATCCCCCGCCCAGAACCAGTGCGTTGCGGCATGCCCACCGGGTTGTATTTGCGATGCGTGCAATGAACTTTTCCACCGTCGGTATGGTTCGCGAAATTACGCAGAGTCGATAATTGAGTGCGTTcgtgcaacaaaaacaagtgtTATCACGCGGATGCAGGTCGGGCAAAAGCGAAAGTGATTAACTCCACTATCGAGTTTCgagcttggtgaaccatggCACTGAAGCTAGCGATGAACAGTTCCTTTACCTTTCGGAAGTTAAACAAATACCTGCGGAAGAATGTGAAGGACAAATCCGCCTGCATACTGCGCCTGTGGACCACGCAGTGCGAATTTGTGTTCGCTCAGCAGCTGCGCCGAAGTCAGCAGATATTTGCCCATTATGCCAAAATCTGGGAAGAACGGGCACTGCGTGAACTCCTGCGACGAGTTCGTGGACAGGTGAGTACCGACATCATCATGGGGTTTACATAACAcggcccgaaaaagggttctGTTACATTGATTCGGTTTCGGCGACGAGGAACGATAACAGAGCTCTCGTTCCCTGCACACGCTCGGCGCGTTAGGGGGCAGAATGATTGTTGATGCGATACGAGTGGCTCGTGGtgaatgtgtttatttttagaggACGGCGAAAACAGATTCACTAATCAGTGCACAACACTGAAGAGGAGCGCCACTTTCATTGTACGTGTACACATTTTCTCACCTTAGGTGCAGCGCCATGCTAAaggatttttgctttcatccgCCGCACTACTCACTTTCGATTGGGAGCGGGAAAGGATCGAGCTGGAATCGGTGCAGGAGCACATGGACGACTTTCAATTTCTCGAGCGACTGCAACAGGAAACTATCTACTGCCGGAAGTGCGAGAAGAGAAAACTGATCGACTCACGGGTGGACGGCATTGCTTATTGCTGCTGCCCGAAGAATGTGACAGAAATGCTATCGGCGGAGCAAAACGCATATACTACCTGGGAACCGTACATTGAACAGAAGCGTATGATAACCTGGCGACAGGAAATAAAGCCAGGATTGTACGCGTATAAAGGTACGTAGGGCCAAGTAATGTAGATTGTACTCACTGTTTTGCAATACTGGGATTCTCTTTCCAGTGTACGTGGAGTATCCCGATGTTACGCCCGAAGACTTTCTCCACGTTCAGATCGATGTGGAGTATCGCAAAAAGTGGGATAACACAGCCGTTAACTTGGAAGTAGTGGATGAAGACACAACGAAAGGCTCGAACAGCCACATCATTTACTGGGAAGCTTTATGGCCGGTAAGCATACGGCGCGCGTTGATTCACCGCGAGGTAGTCACTGTTCCCGTTCCCCACAGAAACTGTTTGCCAATCGTGATTACGTCTACAATCGGCGCTATTTCGTCGATCGTAAACGACGAGTCATAATGATCGTCAACAAAAGTGTCGACCACCCGAAGTGCCCTGCCAAACCTCACACACAGCGTGTACATGAATACTGGAGCTACATGGTCATCAAGCCGACAACCAGTTTCAATCAACCGGGTGTATCGTTCGTGTTGACGTACTTCGACAATCCTGGACTGTCGATACCCAAGTACATTACGACCTGGGTGGCGAAAAAGCAGATGCCCGACTTTCTCCATCAGCTGCACCAAGCAACGGTGAACTATGCCAAGGCCAAGAAGCAGAACGAGACGAGAATTATCGAGTTCTGGGATAAGCACAAGGACCCGGGATTCGAATATCCGCCGGACACGTTGCTAGGCTACAGTGTGGAAGATTTTAGTGAAGCCCAAAAGCAGGAAGAAGAATCTAGTCTACAGAAAGGTATGTCGCTATTGCTACTCCGATTGCTCGTCCACTGGTGAAACAAATCGACCCTTGTAATGACACTGATTCGACGCCACTTTACGTTCATTCTCTCATCAGTCCTCCTCACTCTGCTGGTTTGCTTAACGAAGTTTCACCATCCTTTTTTACACGCTTCATGGTAAACatgtgtttctcttttttcctgTCTGCTTACCGTATCGCGCCCACTGATGATGGCCCGGTTTTCATCGTCCGTTGTTGTACGTATGGTTCCACTCACGGTTTGCCTGTAACACAACAGTGGTTGAGAAAAAGCTAAAATTTTGGCgttacattttattcaaaattaaGTAGATACTTGGTCAGATCTCTACCCAACACAATATAGAGCAGAAAAACGGGTAAGATAGTTAGAAAAAAATCTATAACTCAACCAACAAAAACTAGTAGCAGAGAAAAGGGCTGTTATTCTCTAAAAATTGACGAAGGTGATGGTTTATGGAGAAGAAGAGTCTGCGAGCAGTCAGCTCCACTTTAAAACATATAGTTTGAAAAAATTCTGTACATCAGTCCGTTTTGTTGTGCAGTTTCTTagtatttaaaatgtttacttATTGCAAGTTGTTAGACGAGCTAGACTGACAGGATCTTGTGTGTTTacaattggaaaaaaaatagTCAACTAAAAATCATTGTCAATATCCTATAATGCTTTCTAACACACAATGCTAACACTGTTACAACTCATTCGTAAAGTAGCAATCAGTCAGCAACAGTAGCGAACTAACCAGCAGCATGAACCGTATACGAAACCTTATTAATCGTTGTTTTTCTATTACTTCCTGCCACAGTCAAAGCACTATTATCGGTTGAAACTACAGCTTTAGTGGAAACGGCTTCGTTACCGACAAAGTCGAAACGGTCAGTACAGCAAATCGCCGATCCGAGCAAGCCAGGCGATGTTCCTGATGCCAACGATACTCCTGCCGCCGAAGAGTCACCCAAAAAATCGACATGGTGGAGTTATCTCTATTCGTACATCTATTTCATCTGACGGTGCAAGGGGTGCATATGAAACAGTGCAATAGCTCAATGGTGGAAATACACCGTCGTCAAAGTGGCCAGTTGTCACAATATAGGTTATTAGAACTAGGACGAGTCGGAGTTAATTCAGGTTAAAGCGCTTATAGCTAGTGGCAATAGAAGCAAACCAAATGCACGACTAGTGAAAAAATAGGCCCACAAGCAATTAATGTAGAATTAATAACAAAAAGCAGTTGTTAGTGATCAAAAGTGAGAATATTATTCATACATCTACCCGTGCATAGGGAACGGCAGTTCTATTACGATGATAAAGTACCTCATGTTTGATTATTAatacaaacatttaaaaagcTAAAATATCAACAGAACTGCTCCTCGACATCCATGCAAGTTCTGTTTCGGTGTGTTGTTTTACAGtttatgataatttaaaaatagtttaaatttCTGTATGCCCGCGATGAGCACTGCTAGAAACGTGtatttgttggttttgtttgttttataacaGGTTTTTCGGTTAACCTACTGTTCATTGTAACCACGACGAGCTGTACCTTTAAACAAACTTCAGCGTTCTATTGGTAATCATATCTTAAGAAATGCAATTCAGCGATTGAACTTTTATTACAAGCATCTTCCGAAATGAACTTTGAACAGGCATTCTGTGTGCCGCTGGGACTTTTCCTTGGGACAGGTCGCTGCATTGTAATGTCGGTGTATACTTTGCCGCAAAATTACACCATGCAGTTTATGATGTTGATGACGGAAACATTTCATGGAACTCTACTAAATTATTTAACCTAATTCTAAAAACTAGGCACCCTAGCAAGTGAATCGGGCTGGCGTACGTCCGTTTGTTGGGTTGGCACACTGGCTTTGCTGCTGCACCTAACCATatcttttaatttcatttttacggTTGTCTTTATTTACAGTTCAAActatttcaaagaaatcatCCAGATGAGATTTCTCATTCCTTTAATACttattaattttataatttcatttcattggaTTTTCTGATGCAATTTTCGGAATTACATTCTTTTTGACAGATAAATCTCTGATAAGTAATAAGGTTTTCATAAGCGAAAAACCTTACGTAGAGGTATGATCGTAATTTAAAATATCGCCGTGAGCTTTTACGTCAGCCTtctttgtttgtgtttgggttCACGCGCGTCATCACATCGGGGCGAGCTGTCAAAAGCACGTGCATTTCACCTCAGGAGCAACATGGGAGGAATAAAGAAGAAATTACGGCTGGCggcaccaaaaaccaaacagaaaaaggcaCTAAATAGGTTGAAATCAACAGTAGACTCGTCTTTGATTACGAAAACAAAGGGACCAGCAAAACCGAGAGCCGTCAAATCGGATCGTAAGCAAAAGAAGGAACCAAAAGGTACAAAAGATGCAACGCGCGAGCCGATTAATTTCGTGTCTCCGGCGACGCCGGTTGATGATTCAAGTGAAGAAATGGAATCCGAGGatgacgagcagcagcaggatcagcAAGAGAAGGCAACGAAGAAACTCCCTGTAATCGAACCCGTGCCAACCGATGTTCCCGATCCGAAGCTCCCTCCAGCGTTGATCAAGATGTTGCGCCCACTGATCGGATACTTCTACAATGGTGATCAGATATCGTTGAAGCAGAGCTTCGAGCAGGCGGTACTGCTACTGGAACCGGATTACGACGAGTCGACGAAGGTGTTCCGGTTTCTGGTCAACACGAAGGAAGTGTGCCGTGCGGTcggcgaaaaaaacgaagcgcATTCGGAGGCCCGCGACAAGCTCGTTCAGATCGTGCGCTACTATTGCTACAATCTGAAGGTTGGCAGTTTTGCTTTAAACAGTGCTCGTAACATATTAGATTAATTTTGTGTGTGCTTCTTCcacagaaagtgaaaccgtATCACACGCGTAGGAAAATCTTCTACACCCGGCCGCCGAAGTCGGTGCAAGCGAAAGAAGCGGCCGCCAAGAGTAATCAGCTGCAGGACGAAAACATCGGCTTTAAGATGTTACAGAAGCAGGGTTGGAGTGGTGGCGGTCTCGGAAGCGGAGAGAGTGGTATTACCGAACCGATCACTGCCACGAAGCGCAAGGGCAAGCACGGACTCGGTATGGAGAATGCGACCCAGGAGGTGACAGGTGAAGAGACCGCGAAGGTGAAAATCCCCCTTGAAGCATTCTATCTGGTGATACAGGAGTACGCGGGTGTGAATGCGTTGTACGATCTAGTGTTTAGCTCGCAGTTCCCCAAGGGGCAGGTTCGAAAGCTGCGAGAGTAAGTAAAGGCCTCCCCGCAGAAACAAATAGTATCAAGCAACGGTTCCGCTAAACAAACGCTTTCCATTTCAGCTTTGCCCTTCGGAAGAAGCTTCTCACGCAGATGGTtggccaaaagaaaaagaagctgGTAGTTAGCAAACCGCTGACGATCAAGGAAATTAAGGTGGGCGTTATGAAGGGACATTCAGATTTGTGTGCAAAGTATGTCGTCGTTCCACCGGCTGCGGGCATTCCTCGCGAGGATCTGCCGGTGTGAAAGAAACAGATCAATCCATACAATAAAAGCCAACATGCGTCCAATGTTTCCATTGCACGTCAAATCgatcatttctttcatttgtaCAAAGCGCGAAATGGAGTCGGAAAAAGCACCTTATTTCGATGAACATGTGTTTCTGCCGTAGAAACTTTACTAagattataaattaaaaaaacaaaaatacaataaacattgaatattattattgGAACGGAATAAGCAGCGAACATCGAAGCAAATTTGGATGCTACAGAGCCATTTTCAATTTGGCACGGAAGGTGCGCCGCCGCGGCGCTGCTGCCGAAAATTTCGAAAACTGCCGGCTTAAAAATCTCAACATTTGAACAGGGTCGCATGAACGAGCGATCGATGAGCAGTTTGGAGGGGAAGTTGCAGATCGCATCATCTGCAAAACACACCACAGGGTGACCCAAAACCTAAGCTACACGATCGAAATTTCGTAAATATAATTAACTTAAGAGAAATTTAGAAgttcaatatatttttttcatagaCAATCCGAGGAGAATCGCCAATTCAGCAACGTTAATTATATTTgcaataattaatattaattaatgtttattATAAAGTTAATTATATTTGCAATATATCGTTCACCCAGATACGATTTTGAGTCACCCTGTGTTGCAGATCAGCCGTAACTTTCCCTCCAAACTGCTTAGGGGCGTGTCTAATAATCCGGCTACCTGCAGTAGTCGTCGTCATGCGACCCTGTTCCAATGTTGAGATTTTTAAACCATCACAGTTCTCGACATTTTCGGCAGCATCGCGACTCGCGTAGCTTCCGCGCACAAAACTTAGCGGGAAGGACCTTTAGTTTTAAAGTTTGAATACGTGACCAACAAAAACGCCGCTGTTGGCCAAGGCCCAAGGAAAAGATCTCGATTTATCACGATTACGATAACTTCCCATATCGGTAATATATTTTCCATAGTTTCATATCGTTTAAACATACTGATacaattgtttgtttcgtcgGTTGTGGCCCGCTTAGGTGTGGCCTGCCGTTGGAGTTGGGAGTGTCGGCGCGTGTGTTTATGTGGTTAAGTTTTATTCCTGCGTCTCCTCGGCACTGTTACACGATACGCCACTCTCTCTGTACTATACGTCTAATAAGCATCTTGTCttgttgttgggttgttcCTTTTGGGTATGTTTCGTTATAAGATTAATCTCCCTTCCTGGCTGATAACTGTTTTCTCACTTTTGAACGTTGCGATATCCTTGCGTTCTGACCGAAAAGAGGAACAGGTTTTTCCTTCCCGGGCTTTGGTTTCCTTGGTTTGGTGAAATTGACCTTCTTTCACCGTTACCACGCGACGCTTTGATGGTGGCCGCTTTGCTTCCCAGCCACGCTCCCGGAAACTCAATTCGTTCAAAGCTTTTATATTTTCCATGTTAATTTCTTCTTACGAAAGggtgttgtgtgtgtctgtatgtatGTCTTTCTTCTTTTAAGGCGCTTTCGATACGATCAACATCGAAGTAGTACGATCAACAGCTAGTGACGTCCTGGAAGGAAGCCACAAGTTGTTGATCGCAACGATTTGATAGCGATCGCCCTTCAGCGGGTCTGCGCGTTGAATTTTAAGTCGTTTGTTGCTTATGCTGCGATATTACACTCATACCTATAGGTCACTCTAATAGCTGTAAGACTCATATGGTTTGTTATTTAGATTTTGGATCTGTTCGAGAATTGTAGGtctttctttgattttttttacaaaagtGTCCCATCGGTGCGTGGTTAAGAAGATAAGGAAGGACAAGCAAAAACCGCTACAGTTGGAGACGAAAAGAGAAACCGATTGAAGCAATGGACAACCGGGGCTGCTTGCCCGAAGAGGTTTAGTGGTTCATCTAAAATGAAGCATTTGCCAATCCACCAAAAGCATAGAAGGGGCCTGTGGAGCGAGGCGGGACTGCAGAGGCACAGGGTAAACAGTTCCTTACGGATCATGATTGCTGGTTTCTTTCGGCAGAAACGGTAAGGTTGAAAACTCCTACTGAAACATACTAAACATTCGCTTGCCTATAACGACTCGCAGACTAACACCTTTACCGCTAACCGCTAACTGAAGATTTAAATACGTAAATAATGTAAGAGAAGCTTAAGAAATCAGCCTAGAAATTGCGTATGTTTAATTTGCCCCCCACATAACGGGGCTTTGTCGTTCGTGTTTGCCCAATCATCGGTTTCGCGCTACTCAGCGGCTGTGTCCTGTGATTCTGGCATGTCCCACTCAATTTAGTATGCTTGCGTCGCGCCTCGATCCAACGATTAGTGCTGGCTGCTTGCTGCAGCTGTGGGTTGATTTCGGTACTGAAACTATTTCAATCTTATGATTTTGTGACTCCGTCTCGTCGCTCATCTTTGTGTCGTTCACCTGTTCCGGGCGCGCAGATTTCTAAACATTAATGAGgtagttttttcttttgttttcttagttgcttcattattttcctcaactgtttgtgtgttcgtgttttcggttatctgttttatcttttgtttgtgctttgtttttgctgttccaaGACGTGTTCCTACTAAACTGGTATCTTGTTTTTCGACCTTATTTCGCGTATGATCATCATCCACCTGCCCGACAAAATATTCTTTCACCCTTTTTGGTTACGGTGCTTTCTGCTTCACGCGTTCTGAGCTTTGTTTGGTTTACCTGAATCCTGCCTATCGGGCCtgaataaatattgcaaaGAGTGTTTTGTTAGGTGATCCTTTGCTCTGCATTCCTCTTGTCTTGTCGAGTCTTTTTTTCTTAGAAAATCAAtccaattgtttgtttgttttttttttcagttgtGTATATAGTACGTATTCTATGCTTTTCTCCTTCCGTTGACTCTTACCATTCgtcttttccgtttctttctggTCCTTGTTTCGAGTGATTAGATGTATTTCACGCTGTGAAATCCCGTTTTCGTTACTTTTGTCGTCAGCTGTGTTGTGCatcgaaataaaattgatCGCCCAACTAAAttcttttctcctttcgaCGGGTGTGATGCAAAGTTAAGAGTGTGATTAGAAAAGTACCGTGAAAGACTGTTTTGGCgggaacaaaaccaaagcaaGAAGGGTTCAACGGTGTTCAGAAAATAGCAGATCTACACGGAAAGTGAAGTGATACAAGACGTTACAATAGCGAGAGTACAACCACCATAAAAACACACTTGAACTACGTAATACTAATCTGTCTGTTTAGCAGCATTCCGCTTTTCTACTGTTCTGAGAGTTGCCTTTTCTTATGCCTTTCTATAGCGTTTTACCGTTACTGTTTCCATTACACTCAAACACTTCCATTACCGGATTGGCGCGAGTTATATATTATGTACTGCTCTAAATTCCACTAGTTTCCGTTAGTTAGACGTACGTCACATTCGGTTCCTAATCGTAGGTAGCATTTCTGTTATCATGTTTCTCCTTTTCTTCCCTTGCCAGATGATTTCTAGAACAACATCTACTAACACACGACACCGACACAAACGGCAATCGATCGTTCCGTGTACCGTCTTCGCTCGTCCTTCGTGCTTCGAGTGATTTTCCGAGTGAAATATCCGAaccggcaaccgaa
The nucleotide sequence above comes from Anopheles bellator chromosome 1, idAnoBellAS_SP24_06.2, whole genome shotgun sequence. Encoded proteins:
- the LOC131214873 gene encoding ATP synthase membrane subunit K, mitochondrial-like; translated protein: MAGGGDDSKLTGLSRYFNGETMRGRANVAKATYASIGLLILYFTLKPSKK
- the LOC131206404 gene encoding stAR-related lipid transfer protein 7, mitochondrial-like isoform X2 — encoded protein: MALKLAMNSSFTFRKLNKYLRKNVKDKSACILRLWTTQCEFVFAQQLRRSQQIFAHYAKIWEERALRELLRRVRGQVQRHAKGFLLSSAALLTFDWERERIELESVQEHMDDFQFLERLQQETIYCRKCEKRKLIDSRVDGIAYCCCPKNVTEMLSAEQNAYTTWEPYIEQKRMITWRQEIKPGLYAYKVYVEYPDVTPEDFLHVQIDVEYRKKWDNTAVNLEVVDEDTTKGSNSHIIYWEALWPKLFANRDYVYNRRYFVDRKRRVIMIVNKSVDHPKCPAKPHTQRVHEYWSYMVIKPTTSFNQPGVSFVLTYFDNPGLSIPKYITTWVAKKQMPDFLHQLHQATVNYAKAKKQNETRIIEFWDKHKDPGFEYPPDTLLGYSVEDFSEAQKQEEESSLQKVVEKKLKFWRYILFKIK
- the LOC131216511 gene encoding NF-kappa-B-repressing factor-like, with protein sequence MGGIKKKLRLAAPKTKQKKALNRLKSTVDSSLITKTKGPAKPRAVKSDRKQKKEPKGTKDATREPINFVSPATPVDDSSEEMESEDDEQQQDQQEKATKKLPVIEPVPTDVPDPKLPPALIKMLRPLIGYFYNGDQISLKQSFEQAVLLLEPDYDESTKVFRFLVNTKEVCRAVGEKNEAHSEARDKLVQIVRYYCYNLKKVKPYHTRRKIFYTRPPKSVQAKEAAAKSNQLQDENIGFKMLQKQGWSGGGLGSGESGITEPITATKRKGKHGLGMENATQEVTGEETAKVKIPLEAFYLVIQEYAGVNALYDLVFSSQFPKGQVRKLRDFALRKKLLTQMVGQKKKKLVVSKPLTIKEIKVGVMKGHSDLCAKYVVVPPAAGIPREDLPV
- the LOC131215404 gene encoding high mobility group protein 20A, whose amino-acid sequence is MEKEKTEETDAGKSALTEPKSEPVETTPNEALNSNGNPPENAAAVAGKSGPKTKLSPKKTPTKRKRRKGPKDANAPKHPLTGYVRYMNEHREAVRQKNPNLSHVELTKLMAEEWSKLPEEKKKPYLEAAEADKERYYKEISEYKLTAVEKGHAKSNETPQIAVETPAANVTPAISYVNGNAEQKAIRRGDYEIPIFTDDFLEHNRLIDSELRTLRKSNIDYEQQNSVLEKHVENMENGIQKLESETGTLTARNKVLVNYLQKLRATLASALQGLPLGEESSGATLENIDQYLDSLHQMADSSTQGHTLNKAKDIIRKLDLQNLSH
- the LOC131206404 gene encoding stAR-related lipid transfer protein 7, mitochondrial-like isoform X1, translating into MALKLAMNSSFTFRKLNKYLRKNVKDKSACILRLWTTQCEFVFAQQLRRSQQIFAHYAKIWEERALRELLRRVRGQVQRHAKGFLLSSAALLTFDWERERIELESVQEHMDDFQFLERLQQETIYCRKCEKRKLIDSRVDGIAYCCCPKNVTEMLSAEQNAYTTWEPYIEQKRMITWRQEIKPGLYAYKVYVEYPDVTPEDFLHVQIDVEYRKKWDNTAVNLEVVDEDTTKGSNSHIIYWEALWPKLFANRDYVYNRRYFVDRKRRVIMIVNKSVDHPKCPAKPHTQRVHEYWSYMVIKPTTSFNQPGVSFVLTYFDNPGLSIPKYITTWVAKKQMPDFLHQLHQATVNYAKAKKQNETRIIEFWDKHKDPGFEYPPDTLLGYSVEDFSEAQKQEEESSLQKVKALLSVETTALVETASLPTKSKRSVQQIADPSKPGDVPDANDTPAAEESPKKSTWWSYLYSYIYFI